From the Rhinoderma darwinii isolate aRhiDar2 chromosome 12, aRhiDar2.hap1, whole genome shotgun sequence genome, one window contains:
- the LOC142664409 gene encoding olfactory receptor 5G9-like — MNEGNRSKVKDIFLMGLQMHRSLKIPSFLLFLILYSVTLSGNIMIVILVSVSPNLKYPMFFFLGHLSISDIMFTTNIVPKMLCAIVNEGVTISFLGCIIQLQFFGISLVAECLLLAVMSYDRYLAICNPLRYVYIMDITLCVQLVAMCWFLGFAISLVTVIMTSRQDFCGPHVIDHFFCDLVPLLKLSCSDTSSVILENILLATPLTLFPLVFISVTYVHIFITILKIPSTLGRQNTFSTCSSHLTIVGMFYGTLVSLYVVPSDGRSLNANKVLSLLYTYVTPLFNPIIYSLRNKEIKVAFKRYAFKKKEQI; from the coding sequence ATGAATGAAGGAAACCGTAGTAAAGTTAAAGACATATTTTTGATGGGTCTACAAATGCACAGAAGTCTGAAAATCCCTTCCTTCCTATTATTTCTCATATTATACAGTGTGACGTTATCTGGGAACATCATGATCGTCATACTGGTGTCAGTATCTCCTAATCTCAAATACCCAATGTTCTTCTTCTTGGGACATCTTTCTATTTCCGACATCATGTTTACTACCAATATCGTACCCAAGATGTTATGTGCCATTGTGAACGAAGGTGTCACCATATCTTTTCTTGGATGCATCATACAGCTCCAGTTCTTTGGTATTTCCTTAGTTGCAGAATGTCTTCTACTTGCCGTTATGTCTTATGACCGATACTTGGCCATTTGCAACCCCTTACGTTATGTCTATATCATGGACATTACTCTGTGCGTTCAGCTCGTTGCCATGTGTTGGTTCTTAGGCTTTGCCATCTCTTTAGTGACTGTTATCATGACCAGTAGGCAAGATTTCTGTGGGCCCCATGTCATTGACCATTTCTTCTGTGATTTAGTTCCTCTTCTTAAGCTTTCTTGCTCAGATACGTCCTCAGTGATACTGGAAAATATATTGTTAGCTACTCCCCTAACACTGTTTCCGCTTGTGTTCATCTCCGTTACCTACGTCCATATCTTTATCACCATTCTCAAAATCCCATCCACCTTGGGCAGACAAAATaccttctccacctgtagctctCATCTGACCATCGTAGGAATGTTTTATGGGACATTGGTTTCTCTTTATGTAGTTCCATCTGATGGGCGTTCATTGAATGCTAACAAAGTCCTGTCTCTGCTATATACTTATGTGACCCCATTatttaaccctattatatatagtcTGAGGAACAAGGAAATAAAGGTAGCTTTCAAAAGATATGCATTCAAGAAAAAGGAACAAATATAA